A genome region from Hevea brasiliensis isolate MT/VB/25A 57/8 chromosome 9, ASM3005281v1, whole genome shotgun sequence includes the following:
- the LOC131183462 gene encoding NRR repressor homolog 3-like has translation METPIKKRKLSQGDHHDDDEDNEEVKIEKFFALITNIREARDGLINGSVALKQDMDSNKKKRKLEEENNNMQVAVWKPSFQLEDFLEESHAKNPRATVVVTSQKNEVPEKEDAKEELDLRLSL, from the coding sequence ATGGAGACTCCAATCAAGAAGAGGAAACTCTCTCAGGGTGATCACCATGATGACGACGAAGATAACGAAGAAGTAAAGATAGAGAAGTTTTTTGCTCTCATCACAAACATTCGCGAGGCTCGTGATGGCCTTATCAATGGCTCAGTTGCTTTGAAGCAGGACATGGATagtaacaaaaagaaaagaaaacttgaggAAGAAAATAATAACATGCAGGTTGCTGTCTGGAAGCCATCTTTTCAACTCGAAGATTTCTTAGAAGAGTCTCATGCCAAAAACCCTAGAGCCACTGTGGTGGTTACTTCACAGAAAAATGAAGTTCCGGAGAAAGAAGACGCTAAAGAAGAGTTAGACCTAAGGCTTTCACTTTAA
- the LOC110653175 gene encoding protein NIM1-INTERACTING 1, whose amino-acid sequence MENEKVGCVSNGEDAEHEDQKVEEFFALIRRFQEARNRRKDQELVDKERKKKVRRLNEGQPSWVPSFEWEDFNEEIQFRKLPLIFPCPRNQKEDKKQQEEDDGLNLNLSL is encoded by the coding sequence ATGGAAAATGAGAAAGTTGGATGTGTTTCCAATGGTGAAGATGCTGAGCATGAAGACCAGAAGGTGGAGGAGTTTTTCGCTTTGATTAGAAGGTTTCAGGAGGCCCGTAACCGAAGAAAAGATCAAGAATTGGTAGACAAGGAGAGAAAGAAGAAGGTTAGAAGGTTAAATGAAGGGCAGCCTAGTTGGGTACCTTCTTTCGAATGGGAAGATTTCAACGAGGAAATTCAGTTTCGAAAGCTTCCTCTAATCTTTCCTTGTCCTCGTAACCAGAAAGAAGACAAGAAACAGCAAGAGGAAGACGATGGTTTAAATCTTAATCTCTCCTTGTAG